A genomic segment from Aspergillus puulaauensis MK2 DNA, chromosome 1, nearly complete sequence encodes:
- a CDS encoding uncharacterized protein (COG:M;~EggNog:ENOG410PG00;~InterPro:IPR002110,IPR036770,IPR020683;~PFAM:PF13857,PF12796,PF00023,PF13637,PF13606;~go_function: GO:0005515 - protein binding [Evidence IEA]), translating to MTQLLNLPIELVQLIIDHQEYQRDINALIRTCRYLYNTFNVSLYQYDLKHRNRSVLFWAAKRGIDGAAANSLKAGPYTEVTDMTGETPLTIAATRGHLGVMKQLLTVVDHGLDLDTKGLYDRTALASAACYGQTEAAKLLLERGADREAKDMDRKTPLLLAALNGHDDTVRLFLDYEAAVEAQDQHGRTALSWAAEHGSLSIVDLLLGQGAVVDTRTINESTPLILAVRTGREAVVKRLLMAGADPNASSSNGWTALHHAAYNLQGQVVKHLLEAGSDPRATILHNVHQDKTPADLARMAMVSTSEKNAVYEILMTAAGDSSLGSANTE from the coding sequence ATGACACAGCTCTTAAACTTACCGATCGAGCTAGTGCAACTGATAATCGATCATCAAGAATATCAACGTGACATAAACGCTCTCATCCGCACCTGTCGCTAcctttataatactttcaATGTGTCCCTCTATCAATATGACCTAAAACACCGCAACCGCTCAGTGTTGTTCTGGGCCGCCAAGCGCGGTATCGATGGCGCGGCTGCAAACTCGTTGAAGGCAGGGCCATATACCGAAGTGACGGATATGACTGGAGAGACGCCGCTGACAATAGCTGCCACGCGAGGACACTTGGGTGTTATGAAGCAGCTGCTCACGGTTGTTGACCACGGGCTTGATCTCGACACAAAAGGCCTGTATGATCGAACCGCATTGGCATCAGCAGCTTGCTACGGACAAACAGAAGCAGCCAAGTTGTTACTTGAGCGGGGCGCGGACCGTGAAGCAAAAGACATGGATAGGAAGACACCTTTGCTATTGGCCGCGTTGAACGGTCACGACGACACTGTCAGGTTATTTCTCGATTATGAAGCTGCGGTAGAGGCACAGGACCAGCATGGCCGAACAGCACTCTCCTGGGCTGCAGAGCACGGAAGCCTCAGCATCGTTGACCTCCTGTTGGGCCAGGGAGCGGTTGTTGATACTAGGACAATTAACGAGAGTACCCCGCTGATTCTTGCGGTGCGAACTGGACGCGAGGCAGTGGTCAAGAGATTGCTTATGGCTGGAGCGGATCCGAATGCTAGCAGTTCCAACGGATGGACTGCGCTGCATCACGCGGCATACAATCTCCAGGGACAAGTGGTTAAGCATTTGTTAGAGGCAGGAAGTGACCCGAGGGCTACAATTTTGCACAATGTACACCAGGACAAGACACCGGCTGACCTAGCCCGCATGGCTATGGTGAGTACGTCCGAGAAGAATGCGGTCTATGAGATTCTCATGACCGCTGCTGGAGACAGTTCTTTGGGAAGTGCCAACACCGAATGA
- the ARO7 gene encoding chorismate mutase ARO7 (BUSCO:EOG09264719;~COG:E;~EggNog:ENOG410PJYF;~InterPro:IPR036263,IPR008238,IPR037039;~go_function: GO:0004106 - chorismate mutase activity [Evidence IEA];~go_process: GO:0009073 - aromatic amino acid family biosynthetic process [Evidence IEA];~go_process: GO:0046417 - chorismate metabolic process [Evidence IEA]): protein MDTAIDLSDASKALDLANIRFQLIRLEDTITFHLIERVQFPLNPTIYAPDGVSIPNEHISLMDYLLREQERLQSRVRRFESPDEYPFFPSSLEKPILQPLSYPRILHDNDVSVNEVIKQRYVENILPAVCTRFGDRGDRGEKQENYGSAATCDVSCLQALSRRIHFGKFVAESKFQKETEKFVALIKAEDRKGIDDAITDAKVEQKVLERLALKAKTYGTDPGFPDQSGPKIDVNAVQAMYKEYVIPLTKVVEVEYLMQRLKGTQWE from the exons ATGGACACGGCAATTGACCTCTCGGACGCCTCCAAGGCCCTGGACCTCGCCAACATCCGCTTCCAACTCAT ccGCTTAGAAGACACGATAACCTTCCATCTAATCGAGCGTGTTCAATTCCCCCTAAACCCAACAATCTACGCCCCCGACGGCGTCTCAATCCCCAATGAACATATCAGCCTCATGGACTACCTCCTCCGCGAGCAGGAACGCCTTCAGTCCCGCGTCCGCCGCTTCGAGTCCCCCGACGAGTATCctttcttcccatcctctcTCGAAAAGCCAATTCTCCAACCCCTCTCTTACCCCAGGATCCTACACGACAACGACGTGAGCGTGAACGAGGTAATCAAGCAGCGCTACGTCGAGAACATTCTCCCCGCGGTGTGCACAAGATTCGGCGACCGCGGTGACCGCGGCGAAAAGCAGGAGAACTACGGGTCCGCGGCGACGTGCGATGTGAGCTGTTTGCAAGCGCTGTCGCGGCGTATTCACTTTGGGAAGTTTGTTGCGGAGTCGAAGTTCCAgaaggagacggagaagttTGTAGCGCTGATTAAGGCCGAGGATCGCAAGGGTATTGATGACGCCATTACGGATGCGAAGGTTGAGCAGAAGGTGCTTGAGAGGCTGGCCCTTAAGGCGAAGACTTATGGCACGGACCCTGGGTTCCCTGATCAGTCGGGACCGAAGATTGATGTTAATGCCGTTCAGGCTATGTACAAG GAATATGTCATTCCTTTGACCAAGGTCGTGGAGGTAGAGTATCTGATGCAGCGCTTGAAGGGTACACAATGGGAGTAA
- a CDS encoding uncharacterized protein (COG:S;~EggNog:ENOG410PSTV) has product MSHSAAQSSVGKGAFYEAGDQRNVPQSVLNEQQKYEQGEKGSHSTLDSKDQRSIANRLGAQSKESDPSHHHNRDIQPEAELSKQDPEKPAKLHGNEPSKGAKIDKELQEDDELRLKQKGIHK; this is encoded by the exons ATGTCTCACTCAGCTGCCCAATCATCCGTCGGCAAGGGCGCCTTCTACGAAGCTGGCGACCAGCGCAACGTGCCCCAGTCCGTCCTCAACGAGCAGCAAAAGTACGAGCAGGGCGAAAAGGGGAGCCATTCTACCCTTGACTCGA AGGACCAACGCTCCATCGCAAACCGACTCGGCGCCCAGAGCAAAGAGTCTGACCCCTCACACCACCACAACCGGGATATCCAGCCCGAGGCAGAACTTAGCAAGCAGGATCCTGAGAAGCCG GCTAAGCTTCACGGAAACGAGCCATCAAAAGGAGCGAAGATTGACAAGGAGCtgcaagaagatgatgagctgCGGTTGAAGCAGAAGGGGATTcataaatag
- a CDS encoding Zn(II)2Cys6 transcription factor (COG:S;~EggNog:ENOG410PIXC;~InterPro:IPR036864,IPR021858,IPR001138;~PFAM:PF00172,PF11951;~go_function: GO:0000981 - DNA-binding transcription factor activity, RNA polymerase II-specific [Evidence IEA];~go_function: GO:0008270 - zinc ion binding [Evidence IEA];~go_process: GO:0006355 - regulation of transcription, DNA-templated [Evidence IEA]) — protein MSQAAPAKVQKPPPPSAPARKRRKRTVVSGAADDCFTCARGGSSCDRRRPYCSQCLEYGVECLGYKTTLTWGVGVASRGKFRGLSLPVSGAQPAAAGKAKPRRGPEYQEPPPPNTTTVQDFQSCAQSSPISNVAPESAPPTKALSPQFQAVFWRQQSPANYPSYRPTQTLTDSSTDVESVSAPGSWTGSFSPSFPSPPTVAWSCSSNEDKETDELRRRSSCYYPAANHSPSFSQLLLARSVGRTPRLRYLISYYAEVIAPVIVAFDSPTNPFRTSVLRMAQDSTSLQEAIATLSTSNLRQRRERGTFSTGRTEPARMSCLAHRALTDASMQEGSDPSVPDGFALEEQYHRAMAVKELNRELADPHRRLSDSVLATLLILCLFHGCDTGVGQFKTQFAGVTKLLAIRLRSSPYPSDELRWFIRMFSWYDTMTATTNDREIQLHNKYIDLTATAGDEWGLENLAGCDADLFKIISHLGRLNLLSQSQENSAQPSPRVFIPTSIPPPSMAYYTPDALVSRAPTQIDPFVFPLPTPPRPGDQTTQPLSPTFWAEWYSIKQQLEAWRFPQDRADNGSATGSIPPSMHAYISPPSSPLCQLGVAPQNVEDVFHISETFRHSALLYSERLAYPDLPSSHPRIQQIVQRSISHIVAVKSDVYLLWPLFITGSECVFEEHRRIIQERCQDISKDSGFCNNLSCLELLQKIWADTSTAENGAYLASPVYPQCPASNPPSKGPGFRWHHLMQAKRAEGEYMVV, from the coding sequence ATGTCGCAGGCTGCCCCAGCCAAAGTACAGAAACCTCCGCCCCCATCGGCACCTGCCCGTAAAAGGCGAAAGAGAACTGTTGTGAGTGGTGCGGCCGACGATTGCTTCACCTGCGCCCGCGGTGGCTCGTCGTGtgaccgccgccgcccgTACTGCTCCCAGTGTCTGGAATATGGAGTCGAGTGCTTGGGATACAAGACCACGTTGACATGGGGGGTTGGAGTTGCAAGCCGGGGGAAATTTCGAGGATTGTCTCTGCCAGTGAGTGGCGCACAGccggcggctgctgggaaGGCGAAGCCTCGTCGTGGACCAGAATATCAAgagccaccaccgccgaatACGACCACCGTCCAAGACTTCCAGTCCTGTGCCCAGTCTTCTCCGATCTCTAATGTTGCGCCTGAGTCTGCTCCCCCGACAAAAGCACTGTCCCCGCAATTTCAAGCGGTGTTCTGGAGACAACAAAGCCCAGCGAATTATCCGTCTTATCGGCCAACACAGACATTGACGGATTCATCAACGGATGTAGAATCGGTCTCTGCACCTGGGAGCTGGACGGGATCATTTTCCCCGTCGTTTCCCTCGCCACCAACAGTAGCGTGGTCATGTTCATCCAACGAAGACAAGGAAACGGACGAGTTAAGACGACGTAGCTCCTGCTACTATCCCGCGGCAAACCACTCGCCATCGTTCTCTCAATTGCTTCTCGCAAGGTCCGTTGGGCGAACCCCACGCCTTCGATACCTAATTAGCTACTATGCAGAAGTCATTGCTCCGGTGATTGTGGCTTTTGATAGCCCAACAAATCCCTTCCGTACTTCTGTTTTGCGCATGGCACAGGATAGTACATCTCTTCAAGAGGCGATCGCCACCTTGTCTACCAGCAACTTGCGACAGAGACGTGAACGGGGGACCTTCTCAACAGGGCGGACGGAGCCTGCGCGGATGTCTTGTCTAGCACATCGAGCGCTAACGGATGCATCGATGCAGGAAGGCTCCGACCCTTCCGTCCCGGACGGGTTTGCTTTGGAAGAACAATACCACCGTGCTATGGCGGTCAAGGAACTGAACAGGGAGCTGGCTGACCCGCACAGGAGGCTCTCGGACTCGGTCCTCGCTACCTTGTTAATATTATGCTTGTTTCATGGTTGTGACACTGGAGTTGGTCAGTTCAAAACCCAGTTTGCTGGGGTGACCAAGCTGCTCGCGATCCGGTTGCGCTCCTCCCCGTATCCGTCGGACGAACTGAGATGGTTCATCCGTATGTTTTCATGGTACGACACCATGACAGCGACCACCAACGACCGTGAGATTCAACTGCATAACAAGTATATTGACCTCACTGCCACCGCTGGCGATGAATGGGGCCTCGAGAACCTTGCTGGGTGTGATGCTGATCTATTCAAAATCATTTCACACCTAGGCCGGCTGAATCTCCTcagccagagccaggaaAATAGCGCACAACCTTCACCGCGCGTCTTTATACCTACCTCAATACCGCCACCGTCGATGGCGTACTACACTCCCGATGCACTCGTCTCGAGGGCCCCGACACAGATTGATCCTTTTGTTTTCCCTTTGCCAACCCCGCCGCGACCCGGCGACCAGACCACGCAGCCTTTGTCTCCAACTTTCTGGGCGGAGTGGTATTCCATCAAACAGCAGCTAGAGGCGTGGCGGTTTCCACAAGACAGAGCCGACAATGGGTCTGCAACCGGTTCTATTCCCCCATCGATGCACGCGTACAtctcaccaccctcctcaccGCTCTGCCAGTTGGGCGTTGCTCCTCAAAACGTCGAGGACGTTTTCCACATATCCGAAACATTCCGGCACTCTGCCCTCCTCTACAGCGAGCGCCTCGCATACCCGGATCTGCCGTCGTCGCACCCGCGTATCCAGCAGATTGTGCAGCGTTCGATATCTCATATCGTAGCGGTCAAATCCGACGTCTACCTGCTGTGGCCTCTGTTCATCACCGGCTCAGAGTGTGTCTTCGAAGAACACCGCAGAATCATCCAAGAACGCTGCCAGGATATCTCCAAGGACTCAGGGTTCTGCAACAATCTTTCATGCCTAGAACTGTTACAGAAGATTTGGGCGGACACTTCTACTGCGGAAAACGGCGCTTACCTCGCATCGCCCGTATACCCGCAGTGTCCAGCTTCAAACCCGCCCTCAAAGGGACCAGGGTTCCGATGGCACCATTTGATGCAGGCTAAGCGAGCCGAAGGAGAATATATGGTGGTGTGA
- a CDS encoding uncharacterized protein (COG:S;~EggNog:ENOG410PX0B;~InterPro:IPR029032), with amino-acid sequence MARLPLPLPRFHLQLPHILTDTLSLTLKRPLNPPLRQHAPSNLHKSRNQLFPQNLSTMATPSIDPRYQTLFQTLESRFAQATSIPAEKWHILATATLAASPDPERADQLYLYLTSQPAYSTSEARKQLARRLREALFKSVIIVGVCKPIEAILALSKVEKEEDKDYSAPTREDWACDAANHERGVGWFNKLYARNSGATLDLFAAHKDFSWLSMEITYGLFLSDRQVLDDLDTQMVVLPAIMSQNLPNETHWHIRGTRRLGVPIEDVKIVTECVKIVADFYGVKLDKVPSVEEVEKDV; translated from the coding sequence ATGGCCCGATTGCCCTTGCCCCTGCCCCGTTTCCATCTGCAACTCCCTCACATTCTCACCGACACGCTCTCCCTCACCCTCAAACGGCCTCTGAATCCCCCACTACGACAACACGCACCTTCCAATCTTCACAAAAGCCGGAACCAGCTATTCCCACAAAATCTATCCACAATGGCCACCCCCTCAATAGACCCCCGCTACCAAACCCTTTTCCAAACTCTCGAATCCCGCTTCGCGCAGGCAACCTCCATCCCCGCCGAAAAATGGCACATCCTCGCAACTGCCACGCTCGCCGCAAGCCCAGACCCCGAACGCGCAGACCAGCTCTACCTCTACCTAACCTCGCAGCCAGCCTATAGCACCTCCGAGGCACGCAAGCAACTAGCCCGACGCCTCCGCGAAGCGCTCTTCAAATCCGTCATAATCGTCGGCGTCTGCAAGCCCATCGAAGCAATCCTGGCCCTATCCAAGGtcgaaaaggaagaagataaGGACTATTCCGCGCCAACACGAGAGGACTGGGCATGTGACGCCGCGAACCACGAGCGCGGGGTCGGCTGGTTCAACAAGCTTTATGCGCGCAACAGCGGGGCGACGCTGGATCTGTTTGCGGCGCACAAGGACTTCTCGTGGCTGAGTATGGAGATTACGTACGGGTTGTTTTTGAGTGACCGCCAGGTCCTGGATGATTTGGATACGCAGATGGTTGTGCTCCCGGCGATTATGAGCCAGAATTTGCCGAATGAGACGCATTGGCATATTCGTGGGACTAGGAGGTTGGGTGTTCCCATTGAAGATGTGAAGATTGTGACTGAGTGTGTGAAGATTGTTGCGGACTTTTATGGGGTCAAGTTGGATAAGGTGCCTTCTGTTGAAGAGGTGGAGAAGGATGTGTAG
- a CDS encoding alpha-mannosyltransferase (CAZy:GT71;~COG:G;~EggNog:ENOG410PQ9J;~InterPro:IPR022751,IPR029044;~PFAM:PF11051;~go_function: GO:0016757 - transferase activity, transferring glycosyl groups [Evidence IEA];~go_process: GO:0006486 - protein glycosylation [Evidence IEA]), with protein sequence MPVIRRSRLRTVLSTVAALFLVATVFKINWTPAPASVVVPNTAFEVPLPERQNVFWKAFKPIIEAHSPNSPSPQHEQDVEAVHFNVTTAEIRPDLTFMLDHNVVAMQEAHAHFLDDIADMKKVRPVHAPGTRGIVSTAGGQYLPVFLATLRMLRRTGSELPVEVYMKDASEHEKSICDEVLPKLNARCLILAEVMKKDFIEHYQLKVFAVLLSSFEEVIWMDADCFPLQKPELLLDSETFKSTGLITWPDFWQTTVSPLYFRISKQEEPPMNARQATEAGAFVISKKSHLRTLLLSAYYNYYGPSHYFRLLSQGAPGEGDKETFLQAASALGEPFYAVSERVQAIGHPAPGGMSGSAMAQSDPIQDHDLVSKGLLRVVDPSVAEAPRIFFIHANYPKFNPGGNVWGTEFETAPTVRPDGTLGRAWIFPEDAVQRFGYDAEKAYWEELKFISCDPGIEFQTWVSKVETCRKVEQYWGEVFAEPHEDDFQWSA encoded by the coding sequence ATGCCCGTTATCCGCCGCAGTCGGCTGAGGACGGTCCTGTCCACGGTCGCTGCGTTGTTCCTTGTTGCCACTGTCTTCAAGATCAATTGGACCCCAGCGCCTGCCTCGGTGGTGGTTCCTAACACCGCCTTCGAAGTGCCTCTACCCGAACGCCAAAATGTGTTTTGGAAGGCCTTCAAGCCGATAATAGAAGCGCACTCACCGAATAGTCCGTCTCCCCAGCACGAGCAGGACGTTGAAGCTGTTCACTTCAATGTGACCACCGCCGAAATCCGACCTGACTTGACGTTCATGCTCGACCACAACGTGGTAGCGATGCAGGAAGCACATGCACATTTCTTGGATGATATCGCAGATATGAAGAAGGTTCGTCCAGTCCATGCTCCTGGTACCCGCGGTATAGTCTCCACTGCCGGTGGTCAGTACCTTCCTGTCTTCCTTGCGACCCTGCGGATGCTACGACGTACCGGATCGGAACTCCCGGTGGAGGTTTATATGAAAGATGCCAGCGAGCATGAGAAGAGTATCTGCGATGAGGTCCTCCCGAAGCTGAATGCTCGGTGCCTTATACTTGCCGaagtgatgaagaaggactTCATAGAGCACTACCAGCTCAAGGTTTTCGCGGTGCTTTTGTCCTCTTTCGAGGAGGTGATTTGGATGGACGCGGACTGCTTTCCCCTCCAGAAGCCTGAGCTGCTTCTTGATTCGGAGACGTTCAAATCGACGGGCTTGATTACCTGGCCTGATTTTTGGCAAACAACAGTATCCCCTCTCTACTTCCGAATCTCGAAACAGGAGGAACCCCCGATGAACGCACGGCAGGCAACCGAGGCCGGTGCTTTCGTTATTTCCAAAAAGTCTCATTTGCGGACACTGTTGCTGTCTGCCTATTATAACTACTACGGCCCATCCCACTATTTCCGGCTGTTATCGCAAGGTGCACCGGGTGAGGGAGACAAGGAAACCTTCCTCCAAGCTGCCTCCGCTCTTGGCGAACCCTTTTATGCTGTCAGCGAGAGGGTCCAGGCGATTGGCCATCCCGCACCGGGTGGGATGTCTGGGTCCGCCATGGCCCAGTCCGATCCAATCCAAGACCACGACTTGGTTAGCAAGGGACTACTACGGGTCGTTGACCCTAGCGTGGCCGAGGCACCAAGGATATTTTTCATCCACGCCAATTATCCCAAATTCAACCCCGGGGGGAATGTCTGGGGAACGGAGTTTGAGACCGCCCCGACAGTTCGCCCTGACGGGACACTGGGCCGGGCATGGATTTTCCCAGAAGATGCCGTTCAGCGATTTGGATATGATGCCGAGAAGGCATACTGGGAGGAGCTCAAATTCATCAGCTGCGACCCTGGAATTGAATTCCAGACATGGGTGTCCAAGGTTGAGACTTGCCGCAAGGTCGAGCAGTACTGGGGAGAAGTCTTTGCAGAACCGCATGAGGACGACTTTCAATGGAGTGCGTGA
- the mdv1 gene encoding WD repeat-containing protein (COG:D;~EggNog:ENOG410QE49;~InterPro:IPR036322,IPR015943,IPR001680,IPR019775, IPR020472,IPR017986;~PFAM:PF00400;~go_function: GO:0005515 - protein binding [Evidence IEA]), protein MDKHRRDDSPSGLSDIVERDGLLGTGITSRHIEAFGRKVTSTAGHLMGPSGDPTTNPHLQNAMVDIQRELRRPGTQRKVFALTQTTPTDLVRSKLSTTEIQSRALSSLPDDLLENIPDDSSNYSLFQGFQVTQDDQEYRKTHRRGRSKSKKLLKDKEGDTQALPSTSSDLRKERDLLNRRMDLMGVRKNMCSSEIFDIDNKIANFHRMRQIVLDRLAGLEMEEAELEHEVNELDNKLEDMEEESVQAAQNEAPTPAPEGNEEPGSSEDQAMDASFMSESIYQKIPSPRSLKHRSIRKRSMPVLHEHFAPGSEIKEMQAHNDVVTAIDFDYPFGTMITAALDDTVRVWDLNVGRCTGFLEGHNASVRCLQIEENVVATGSMDASVKLWDLSRARTAHTNNRVNGNGEGDDADDATVVSQSTTLEDCHAYSLDAHVGEVTALHFKGNTLVSGSADKTLRQWDLVKGRCVQTLDVLWAAAQADSIGGDSQWRPSGRLPDASADFVGAVQCFDAALACGTADGMVRLWDLRSGQVHRSLVGHTGPVTCLQFDDVHLVTGSMDRSIRIWDLRMGSIYDAYGYDKPITSMMFDTKRIAAAAGENVAKVYDKADGHHWDCGAGVGTDGSVPGPATVERVRLKDGFLIEGRKDGIVAAWTC, encoded by the exons ATGGACAAGCACCGCCGCGATGACTCTCCCTCCGGCCTATCAGACATTGTCGAGCGTGACGGGCTCCTGGGAACCGGCATTACC TCTCGGCATATCGAGGCCTTCGGGAGAAAGGTCACATCAACTGCTGGGCACTTGATGGGCCCCTCCGGCGatcccaccaccaacccccaTCTTCAAAACGCCATGGTAGATATCCAGCGCGAGCTGCGACGCCCCGGTACGCAGCGCAAAGTATTCGCCCTCACACAAACGACCCCGACCGACCTCGTTCGCTCCAAGTTGTCGACCACCGAAATCCAATCTCGCGCACTCTCCTCTCTGCCCGACGATCTCCTTGAGAACATCCCTGACGACTCTAGCAACTACTCGCTTTTCCAAGGCTTTCAGGTCACGCAGGATGACCAGGAATATAGGAAGACACATCGCAGGGGGCgatcgaagtcgaagaagttgttgaaAGATAAAGAGGGCGACACGCAGGCCCTTCCGTCCACTTCGAGTGACTTGAGGAAGGAGCGGGACCTGCTGAATCGACGGATGGATCTAATGGGCGTTCGGAAGAACATGTGCAGCTCCGAGATTTTTGACATTGACAATAAGATTGCGAACTTTCATCGAATGCGTCAGATCGTCTTGGACCGCTTGGCTGGGCtagagatggaggaggcggagctCGAGCACGAAG TTAATGAGCTTGACAATAAATTggaggatatggaagaggaaTCTGTGCAGGCTGCACAAAACGAGGCTCCCACACCGGCGCCTGAGGGCAATGAAGAACCCGGTTCCTCGGAGGATCAGGCCATGGATGCGTCGTTCATGTCGGAATCAATATACCAGAAAATACCTTCACCACGGAGTCTAAAACACCGATCAATAC GGAAACGATCTATGCCGGTTCTGCACGAGCATTTCGCGCCGGGCTCTGAGATAAAGGAAATGCAAGCGCATAACGATGTCGTCACGGCTATTGATTTTGATTATCCGTTTGGCACCATGATCACAGCCGCATTGGACGACACTGTCCGGGTTTGGGATCTCAATGTCGGCCGCTGTACAGGATTCTTAGAAGGACACAACGCCTCTGTCCGGTGCCTTCAGATTGAGGAAAATGTTGTTGCGACCGGTTCCATGGATGCTTCTGTGAAGCTCTGGGACTTGAGCCGTGCCCGGACTGCTCATACAAATAACCGCGTCAACGGTAACGGCGAAGGAGACGATGCCGACGATGCCACGGTCGTTTCCCAATCGACTACTTTGGAGGATTGTCATGCCTACTCCTTGGATGCACATGTGGGTGAAGTGACGGCACTGCACTTCAAGGGAAATACGTTAGTATCCGGATCTGCCGACAAGACACTGCGGCAATGGGATCTGGTGAAGGGCCGCTGCGTGCAGACACTGGATGTTCTTTGGGCCGCTGCCCAGGCAGATTCAATTGGAGGCGACTCGCAGTGGCGCCCGTCTGGACGTTTACCGGACGCTTCTGCAGATTTTGTGGGAGCCGTGCAATGCTTCGATGCGGCTCTAGCTTGTGGTACTGCTGATGGCATGGTCCGCCTGTGGGATTTGCGCAGCGGGCAAGTGCACCGAAGCCTCGTAGGACACACTGGCCCAGTGACGTGCCTGCAGTTTGACGATGTACACTTGGTGACAGGAAGCATGGACCGCAGTATCAGA ATATGGGATCTTCGTATGGGATCGATTTACGATGCCTATGGTTACGATAAGCCGATCACCAGCATGATGTTTGACACAAAGCGGATCGCCGCCGCGGCTGGGGAGAATGTCGCCAAGGTCTACGACAAGGCCGATGGCCACCACTGGGATTGCGGTGCTGGAGTTGGTACGGATGGATCAGTACCAGGTCCTGCAACTGTCGAGCGTGTCCGACTCAAGGATGGGTTCCTTATCGAAGGCCGCAAGGATGGAATCGTTGCGGCCTGGACTTGTTAG
- the BCP1 gene encoding protein-transporting protein BCP1 (BUSCO:EOG092649VA;~COG:U;~EggNog:ENOG410PGEX;~InterPro:IPR025602;~PFAM:PF13862): MGKRKQIKDGDVAMGGTVDGDSSDEDMEIVNVDFEWFDFQEIDFHGLKHLIRQLFDVDAQDIDLSALSDLIISQPHLGSTVKTDGKESDPYAFLTVLNLQEHSENPGVKGLTAYLKRKASSTPSLAPLAELLSKTPIPPIGLILTERLINMPAEVVPPMYGMLQEEIAQSIEEKKPCNFSHYLIVSKNYEEVESKLDAEESRPQKKKKKAAAEKGERFFFHPEDEILERHALCTGGYDWSHKHDEGHSDSKRAFQELGILTKGSLMLFEAGKLEGAVKDMAEFYKPPV, encoded by the exons ATGGGCAAGCGCAAGCAAATCAAGGACGGCGACGTCGCCATGGGCGGCACAGTCGACGGCGACTCTTCAGACGAGGACATGGAGATAGTCAACGTTGACTTCGAATGGTTCGACTTCCAAGAGATCGATTTCCACGGCCTCAAGCACCTCATTCGCCAGCTTTTCGACGTCGATGCTCAGGACATCGACCTCTCTGCCTTGTCTGACCTCATTATCTCACAGCCTCATCTTGGCTCAACGGTGAAAACAGACGGGAAGGAGTCAGACCCGTATGCGTTTTTGACGGTGCTGAATCTGCAAGAGCATAGT GAAAACCCCGGCGTTAAAGGTCTAACCGCCTACCTGAAGCGAAAAGCCAGCAGCACACCCTCCCTAGCCCCCCTCGCCGAACTCCTCTCCAAAACACCCATCCCGCCGATCGGACTCATCCTCACGGAGCGTCTCATCAACATGCCGGCCGAGGTCGTGCCGCCGATGTACGGCATGCTGCAGGAGGAAATCGCCCAGTCgattgaggagaagaagccatGCAACTTCTCGCACTACCTAATCGTGTCTAAGAACTACGAGGAGGTTGAGTCGAAgctggatgcggaggagTCGCGgccacagaagaagaagaagaaggccgctgCTGAGAAGGGAGAgcggttcttcttccaccctGAGGATGAGATCCTGGAGCGTCATGCTCTGTGCACGGGTGGTTATGACTGGTCGCATAAGCATGATGAGGGACACTCGGATTCGAAACGTGCGTTCCAGGAGTTGGGGATTCTGACGAAGGGTAGCTTGATGCTTTTCGAGGCTGGGAAGCTGGAAGGTGCTGTTAAGGATATGGCGGAGTTCTATAAGCCGCCGGTATAA